From the Papaver somniferum cultivar HN1 chromosome 2, ASM357369v1, whole genome shotgun sequence genome, the window actgggatcttaGTTCAAGCCATGGCTCGCTCGTACAATctaaaatccggtaacattctatcttacgaccaagttcaattacttattgtgtatataactagaaaaatcaccatctagtgctgactgaggaacatgattgtccctcactaagcaagggacttaatgttgatggtggatttttgacaagggctaaaatcgtaaaaccataatcttacctattcctgatccagcaatcagatgaatattgaggctcatgtctctcatgaaagcatgaaaactcatgccacaagaacctctgactgagtatactgtctaccagagcatacatgaatatgcagtctctcaactgaggcaacgacacatttcatgaatactgagaaattgcagtaatcacttttatatagaatcgaacgattggacggctcctagacagcttgtctgctagtatagagcgataacgtcttcaggacgtaacactattttccccgactatataaaggacatgtgtatagaatcttaatgattggacggctcctagacaactttcctgctagtatagagcaataacatcttcaggatgcaacaacgttttccctgactatactaataaataaatatgacgcttcaactatctcatatcgcCCAATcctcaaataattaatgctcctagacagcgtgcctgctagtatagagccatcaattaattatttctagtcattaaATTTATTAACTGAatactagaaaatattctacgttttcataatatttcaattacttcaattcatggctattcccagcagaatttcatgggttagtaataaatattcaacgtaccgGGCATCTGAGTCGCTATCGAGTAAGGCCCGACCAAAATAgagcaagtgtactcagcaataatgcactaacgagcacttgaatgcacgaacgagcattcaaaatacgaaggaacgatgaacctatgcaaaataggaataataataataataaaaaatattggctaaggcgccaggggactgggcccacagGCCGGCCAGTCGTGTCGTGGCCACtcccacgcctaattctttattttatcatattttattatttttccccgatctcatgaaaatcccttcattttgaacaaatctccttcgttttaaggaaactccccagtttcatggtgtttccttcgtataaagaaaattatataaaataaggaaaagtgtcacgggaccgggttcactagccggacggtcattccctagttgtggccggtcccacaccttgtgttCCTcgttattttattgttattttcttcatcccatgaaattcctcagtttcgtgatatttccttcacatcaaggaaataatataaaattaggaaatgttcacgggaccgggcccctagctggccgaccatgccctagccatggccggtcccacacaccccttattctattattattattattattattattattataaagggagccactaaggcatttattaatcaaaaacaatattacaagagatggtgggtagcctagcaacaagttgggcaccaacacctttttgaataacgattcctagcctatgaaaaagagaattgcctatcttaaagttggcatcatgtcctgccatgcaattccttaatctcttcaggaaagttaataAATTCGTACTAAGCTCGCGAAAAGTGAAGAAAGCCAAAACACCGAACCCATATCCGAGAGAAGTGCAAACATCTAAGTATTTAGTGTTCTTGCGAGTAATTGCTGCAGAAATGGCATGACCTGGTATGAAGTGGCGTGTCTTAGCACTGGTAAACGGAGAGACCCCAGTGACGTCGATACAAACATCCTTCCCATCTAcccaattataaaccatgatgtccgccggccgaaaatccttattattgatgactcccaaagaaacctcttttCTAGCCGCAACCCCAGCTCTGTAACACATGTATGCCAGAATATCTTTTACTAAATCATGTCTGAATTTAAGCCCGACATGTCTGAatatcttttattattattattattattattattattatggaaGGTCACCTCTCAGGgattttattgaaaataaataaaaaaatattcatacagaGTTTGTTGGTAGTCGAGCTACCAACTAGGCGCCAACACTCTTTTGAATTGCAATGCCTACTCTATGAAATAGAAAGTTGCCAGTGCCACTGGCATCATTTTTAGCAAGGATGTACTTCAATCTCTTTAGAAATATGGTAGTGTCTTCACCTAATTCGCCTAGTGTGGTGAATGCTAAAATGCCCAACTCGTATCCATGTGCTTCACAAGTAGCGAGGTATTTGTTGTGCTTGCGAAGGAAAACTTTTGCAATAGCCTGATCAGGTGAAAAATAACGGATGTCGCTTGTAAAAGGAGATACACCGGTGATGTCGAAACATGTATCCTTCACGTTGGTCCAATTGTACACCAGTAAATCAACGGGTAGCAAGGTAGTGTTACTCCCTATAGAGAGGCCTAGTGACGCTTCTTTCCTTGCCGATATTCCAGCCCTAAAACATATGTCGACAAAGATATCTCATACAAGATCATGGCGGAATTTAAGGCCGACCTCACTGGCACAGTGGAGTGCACGATCACCATATATGTTCATTTCTCTATTGCAATAGGAACATCGACTTCCTTCTTCGAACAATGGGATGTCGTAACGACAACTGAGAACGCATCTGAAATGGCGAGGGCTAATTGTATGGTTTAAGACACTGATGGGTATCGCCAGTAAATAGTCTTGTGCATGCATTATTTTGTTACTATGCCATAGCACAGTATCCCACACAGACATGGTATAGGCAGTGGGAATCTGTCTCTTGATAGCTTCAAAATAAGTCACAGCCAACGAATGCATGGAATGCATGGGGAGGGGGGTGTAGTATTAAATATAAGAGGAGAATATTGGATTCCACAAACCTGGATGTATGTCTGCAAGGCATGCTGCGAAGTTGCAATTGGGCTTGAAGTTTCAACGCATTGCAGTATGGTTCGTTGGACCGACTGTGTCTGAAACTACGGGGATAAGTAGCAGTACTTAGATGTGTCGGACATCGTGTGGACTCCCAGGACACCATCTTTAATCGGGAGCGTCGCCAAACGGAACTGAAGTGGACCAAAACCGGAGCCATCTGCGGTAATCAACTGCCGTAGGTACTGATGCAGAAAATCATCATAGCGAAAGGCAGCATGCTCAACAACAGTTGATGCTTTAGTTCCCATTGTGACACCTACACAGTTGCGCAACAATAACAACTCGCACTGGGTATCTTTAAGCTTTGTCACCGTGTTCATAAGGTGGACAGTTTTCTCCACGCGTTGTGAGACCATGTCTTTACAAAACTGAAGGTCTAAGCTAACAGGGACGCCAAGTAATTTGACTCCAAATGTTGGCCTGCAAATGTCAGGTGGAAAGACATCTTGGTTGTGACTCCGAGGATCTGTGTTGCGCTAAAAAACTTCCGTTTTGTGAATATTTAGGTGTATACCTCGACTGCTACCTTCTTCCGATGCGATGTTTTTCACAATGGGGTGTAGTGTGAGAGCGAAGAGCAGGGGTCCGAGAAGATCTCCCTGTTGTACACCTTGCGCCGAGGAGAGGATGAAATCCTTATAATATAGCCTGGACGGAGTCGCATAGAAATATTCTACCCAACGTGACAAAGTGGGGCAATGTATTCTTACCTCCTGAATTAATGAAGTCTGATCCACCATGTCAAATGCATTCATAAATTCAATAAGTAACACAGAGGTATCAAACCTATTGCCTTTGATTTCCAGTAATCTGTTGACTGTGTGAAGGATGCTTTCACCACCGCACGGAACGCCAACTCCAAACTGGTAGTCTCCAAGGTAAGACGACATTTCTTTCCCAACTTTAGAGGCAGCAAGTTTGGAGACCAGTCTCCTCCAAATAGTACCGACGACAATTGGTCGAATGCCACCACCAGGCTTTTTCAAGGGAGTTAGAGGGGCGCTGACTAATAATTATCCAAGAGAGGATGGGCACTTGCCTGCTAACTACGGGTTAACAACCTTGGTGATAGAATTGGTCAATTCATCCGTGACTGCATTGGCTGAGCTTCTCATTGCGTCAAGGAGATGTTGGGCTCTCAACCCATCTCTTCCACAGGAGGTACCTTTGGGGAAACCTTTGATGGATTCAGCCGGAATATTAAGCACTGACACATGATCAACTGAAATGGCATCACACAGGATGGATTCAGCCGGAATGGTTGGTGGAGGAGCCAGAGGGTGTTTGTGATGTAGTTCTGTGAGTGTAGATTCATTGCATGGAGCCAAACCATCGGAGGAGAGTACTTTGACGGCTGCAGTGTAATGTCCATCAGAAAGTTTCTTACGGTAAGCTTCCATATTTGCACAGGCCTGTGCTTGTTTGCTCTTAGGCTTGCTTAACTGACAGTGTTTCGGCTAGTACAACATGGTGTTGATCAGAGTAATACAACCATTTGGGTCTCTCCAAGTTACCAAGGATTGGTTAATCGATGCAACTTGCAATCTTTTGCGTGTTCCAGAGCGTTCCTCTGATGAATTCTTGGGAGTGTATCGGTTGAGGGTGCATATGGGAAGTAGCAGGGGTCTATACAAGGAGATATCTCGCTGGGGCTGGCAATTACTGTATCTAGGCATGATTTAAGGGTCCTGGAAAAACTCAGCCTGCAAGGTGCAGGGATGGAAGAAATAGTGATGAATTGTCTCTGAAAAACATCTTTCAGTAACTCCAAGGAGAGGGATACAGACTGGGCATCTGATGAGGTAGATGGAGTATTACTGACTGCCATTAAGGGCATTGGTATGTCTTATATGATAAAATTCACGGCT encodes:
- the LOC113353787 gene encoding uncharacterized protein LOC113353787; the encoded protein is MAPVLVHFSSVWRRSRLKMVSWESTRCPTHLSTATYPRSFRHSRSNEPYCNALKLQAQLQLRSMPCRHTSRAGISARKEASLGLSIGSNTTLLPVDLLVYNWTNVKDTCFDITGVSPFTSDIRYFSPDQAIAKVFLRKHNKYLATCEAHGYELGILAFTTLGELGEDTTIFLKRLKYILAKNDASGTGNFLFHRVGIAIQKSVGA